In the Sandaracinus amylolyticus genome, CCGGCGTGTGCGCGGGATCGACGGGCGCGGGCGGAGGAGGCTGGACGTCCGCGGCGCTCGCGTGCGGAGCTCTCGTGGTCTGCATGACCTCGCGGATTCGCAATCACCGATCCACGGAGTGTGCGCGAGTGGATCGGGGGCCAGCGCCACGTGCGAGGCGACGTGCCTCGCGATCGCTCGGGCGCGGCGCGCGCGTCCGCGGTGATCGCGGCGCCGGCGCGCGTGCCGCGCTGCGGAGCTCGCGCGCCTGCTTCTTCGGTCGCGCGCGCACCGTGCCGTCGACGTGCAGCCGCCTTCGCAGGAACGTCAGCACCGCTGCCTCCTCGGGCCGCAGGCCGTGCCCCGGCGGATCCTTGGCGCGCGCGAGCGAGCGCTCGATCGACGCGAGCAGCGCGCCGTCCACGTGCGCCTCGAGGACGAGCGGGTGCACGTAGCATTTGCGGCAGACCGAAGGCGTGTTGCCGAGCACCTCGGCGACCGCCTTGATCGCGGCGACGACCTGCTTGTCGACGGAGCGCGGCGGCGCGTCTCCGCTGCAGATCCGCCGCAGCGCGAGGCCGGCGAGCACGGTCGCGGACCACGTGCGGAAGTCCTTCGCGGTGAAGTCGTCGCCCGCTGCTTCGCGCAGGTACGCGTTCACGTCGTGCGAGTGGATCGCGTGGAGCGAGCCGTCCTCCGCGCGGTACTTCAGGAGCACCTGTCCGGGCAGCTCGACGCACGTGCGCACGACGCGCGCGACGCGCGGATCGCGCACCGAGACGAAGCGCTCCTTGCCGCTCTTTCCCCGGAAATGAAAGGCGATCTCGTCGCCACGCAGCCTCACGTGACGGCGGGTCAGCGTGGTCAGGCCGTAGGAGTGGTTCTCGCGCGTGTACTCCTCGTTGCCCACGCGGATGGCGGTGGTGTCGAGCAGGCGCACCGCGGTCGCGAGCACGCGCTCGCGCGAGAGCTCGCGCCTGCCGAGGTCCGTCGTGACGCGCGCGCGGATCGCCGGGAGCGCGCGCGCGAAGTCGAGGATCTTCTCGAATTTCGTGGCGTCTCGCACGTCGCGCCAGCGCTCGTGATAGCGGTACTGCTTGCGCGTGCGCGCGTCGCGTCCGGTCGCCTGGATGTGCCCTCGCGGGTCGCGACAGATCCACACGTCGGTCCACGCAGGCGGGATGCGCAGCGCGTCGATGCGCGCGAGCGTCGCCTCGTCCTCCACCTCGTTCTCGTCCGGATCCACGTAGCGGAAGCGGCGCGGCGAGCGCGTCGGCACACGACGAATCCCGGGCTGCTCGTCGCTCACGTGGTGCAGGCCCGCGGAGCGCGCGGACTCCACCGCGTCCGCGAGCAGCTGCGCGGCCTCGGAAGCGTGGGCGCCCATGCCGTAGGGCGCATCGCAGCGGACGTGCCACGGCGAAGGCGGTGCGTCGTGCCTCGCACCGGAGGACCTCGACGCGCGTCGCCCCTCTCGCGGTACGGAACCTGCTCGAACGCGCCCCCGCAGCGCGGCCGTCGCAGTGGCGGCGCGCGCCCGAACGAACGAAGGAGCGAGAGATGGCCGGAGCGAAGAAGACCTCCCAGCAACGCAGCTCGTCGGCGGCGCGCAGCACGGGGCGTCGCGCCGCGCGCGTGACGAGCGCCACGAAGAAGACCGCGAAGCGGGGCACGACCAAGCGCGCGTCGACGAGCGTGGCGAAGCGCGCGGGCGCGACCAAGCGCACGACCACCGGCGCGGCGAAGCGCGCGACGACGAGCACGCGCAAGCGCGCGACCACCAAGCGCGCGGCGACCGCGAGCACGCGCGCCAAGGCGAAGAGCGTGCGCGGCGCCGTGAAGAGCGCGGTGCGCAAGGTCTCGGCCGCCGCGGGACGCGCGAGCTCGCGCGCCAAGCGCGCGTCGCGCAGCATCGCGAAGAGCGCCCGGATGTAGCCGCGTCGGGCACGCCGTCGTGGCCGCGGCCACGACGGCGTTCGCACGGCGCTCAGGTCGCGAGGCGGCGCGAGCCCATGCCGACGATCGCGAGCACGATCAGCGCGCCCACGACGCTGCCGATGAAGCTCGCGGGGTGAAGCGCGAGCACGCTCTGCCCGACCAGCAGGTTGCCGATCAGGCCTCCGATGAACGCGCCCACGACCCCGAGCAGCGTCGTCGGCACGAGGCCCATCGACTGCCGCCCCGGCATGATCGCGCGCGCCATCAAGCCGACGAGCAACCCGAACGCGATCCACGTGAGGACGAGGACGATCATGGTGTGGTGACCCCTTCCGGTCGCGGCCGTGATCGCGCTCGATCACGCGGAGGACCCCGAGCCCTCAGCGAGCAACCGAAGGGCCATCACGACGGGGCCCGGAACGCGCCCACCCGGCCGCGGCGCGACGCCGCGCGTGTGGCGCGCGATGCATCAGCCCGCGGCGCGCTCGAGCACTGCGCAGGGCAGCACCGCGAGCACCTCCGCGAGACGCAGCCCGTCTCGCGCGTCGTGCGTGCGTCCGGTGAGCACGTCGACGAAGCGCATCCCGTCTCCGAGCGCGTCGCCGCGAACCCGGCGCTCGCCCCACACCTCGCCGATCGGCATGCGCTCGCCCGCGAGCGCGAACGGGAGGCGCGTCGTGATCGCGACGTGCGCGTGCGCGTCGAGCATCCGCGCGAACGCGACGGTGTGCTCGTCTGCCGCGAGCGGGACGTACGCGCCGCGCAGATACAGCTCGGGCGCGCGACGCCGTGCATCGAGCGCGCGGTGCGTGACCAAGAGCTTCACGCGACCGTCGCTCGGTGTGGCGATCAGCGCGCGCGCGAGCGCCTCGGGATCGCGCGTCCCGCGTAGCTGCTCGAGCGTCGCCTGCAGCGCGTCGAAGGCCACGGGACGCCGGTTGTCGGGGTCCACCAGCGAGAGATTCCACGACTCGGAGCCCTGATAGAGATCGGGCACGCCGGGGCTCGCCGTGCGCAGCACCACCTGCGCGAGCGAGTTCGAGATCGCGGCGCTCCGGATCGTCGCGAGCAGCGCGTCCACGTCCGCGACGAACGACGCGTCGTCGAGCAGTCGCTCCACGAAGCGCTTGGTCGCGCCTTCGTACTCGGCGTCGGGACGGATCCACGACGTGAGCTCCTTCGCCTCGCGCAGCGCCTTCTCGACGAACCCGAGCATCCGCTCGCGCAGCGCCGCGCGCTCGTCGCCGCGCTCGGGCCACGCGCCCACCAGCGCCTGGTACACGAGGAGCTCGTCGCGCGGCACCGGCGCGAGGCTCCCGTCCTCGAGCTGCGTGCGCGCGTCGGCGTGCGCGCGCGACCACCGCACGACCGCGTGACGCCACATGTCGGGGCGCTCCGCGAGCACCGCGAGCCGCGCGCGTGCGTCCTCGCCGCGCTTGGTGTCGTGCGTCGACGTCGTGGTCATCGACGCCGGCCATCGCTCGAGCCGCTCGAGGTTCGCGCGGTGCAGATCCTCGACCGACACCGCGGGCGCGCCCGGCTCCGAGCCCACCTCGTTCGCGGCGAGGAAGGGCACGAACCGATAGAACGCGGTGTCCTCGATCGCCTTCGCGGTCGCGGGGCCGGTGAGCTGCTGGAAGCGCATCACGAGGTGCGCGCGCGTGCCGCCCGGCTCGAGCGACGTGTCCAGCAGCAGCTGCTCGAGGAAGTCGAACGCGTCCGCCACGCGCTCCGGGCTGCGCTTGCGCGCGCGCCGCAGCGCTCTCTTGATCAGCGCGTCGTCGTCGCGCTCGCGCGATCCGTCGGGCCGCACGTACGAGCGATAGGTGGGAAACGCCGCGATCGTCTCCTCGAGCGCGACGGTCAGCGCGCTCGGCGTCAGATCGCACCACTGTCGATCGGCGGCTGCGAGGCGCTCGAGATCGTCGGCGAGCGCGCGCACCTCGCTCGCGAAGGTCG is a window encoding:
- a CDS encoding DNA topoisomerase IB → MGAHASEAAQLLADAVESARSAGLHHVSDEQPGIRRVPTRSPRRFRYVDPDENEVEDEATLARIDALRIPPAWTDVWICRDPRGHIQATGRDARTRKQYRYHERWRDVRDATKFEKILDFARALPAIRARVTTDLGRRELSRERVLATAVRLLDTTAIRVGNEEYTRENHSYGLTTLTRRHVRLRGDEIAFHFRGKSGKERFVSVRDPRVARVVRTCVELPGQVLLKYRAEDGSLHAIHSHDVNAYLREAAGDDFTAKDFRTWSATVLAGLALRRICSGDAPPRSVDKQVVAAIKAVAEVLGNTPSVCRKCYVHPLVLEAHVDGALLASIERSLARAKDPPGHGLRPEEAAVLTFLRRRLHVDGTVRARPKKQARELRSAARAPAPRSPRTRAPRPSDREARRLARGAGPRSTRAHSVDR
- a CDS encoding GlsB/YeaQ/YmgE family stress response membrane protein, encoding MIVLVLTWIAFGLLVGLMARAIMPGRQSMGLVPTTLLGVVGAFIGGLIGNLLVGQSVLALHPASFIGSVVGALIVLAIVGMGSRRLAT
- the treY gene encoding malto-oligosyltrehalose synthase, which codes for MRVPLSTYRIQLRQGVDLRAARALLDYLEALGVTDVYLSPILEAEPESTHGYDVVSHERIDPVLGSERDLEALARDAHARGMGVIVDFVPNHVSVASDRNAQWQDLLTYGRGSSAASFFDVEWSPPRIGLEGRILLPILGDMYGRVLERGELRLARHGGHVRLDYWERALPLAPSTLAPLVSSAVERLPEIDPSRARLAKIARALSDLPGPRAADPEAARRARELDRALAEAIEDDAQIAGAIDAAVAAYNGSPGDPSSFDALHAMVEKQVYRPSAWRLALESINYRRFFDVDHLAAIRMELPDVFEAAHRTLLSWIGRGLVDGVRLDHTDGLADPAGYFVALQEGAARARGVQGRAIWVVAEKILAQHEKLPSGWAIDGTTGYETARIFTGVLVDPRGAARNLAFHRRFTGDGLSFEEHSYVSKRMVLRTTFASEVRALADDLERLAAADRQWCDLTPSALTVALEETIAAFPTYRSYVRPDGSRERDDDALIKRALRRARKRSPERVADAFDFLEQLLLDTSLEPGGTRAHLVMRFQQLTGPATAKAIEDTAFYRFVPFLAANEVGSEPGAPAVSVEDLHRANLERLERWPASMTTTSTHDTKRGEDARARLAVLAERPDMWRHAVVRWSRAHADARTQLEDGSLAPVPRDELLVYQALVGAWPERGDERAALRERMLGFVEKALREAKELTSWIRPDAEYEGATKRFVERLLDDASFVADVDALLATIRSAAISNSLAQVVLRTASPGVPDLYQGSESWNLSLVDPDNRRPVAFDALQATLEQLRGTRDPEALARALIATPSDGRVKLLVTHRALDARRRAPELYLRGAYVPLAADEHTVAFARMLDAHAHVAITTRLPFALAGERMPIGEVWGERRVRGDALGDGMRFVDVLTGRTHDARDGLRLAEVLAVLPCAVLERAAG